The following is a genomic window from Nymphaea colorata isolate Beijing-Zhang1983 chromosome 3, ASM883128v2, whole genome shotgun sequence.
ATCAAATATACAAGATATGCAACGTGCTTGGAACACCTGATTATGCCACATGGCCTGAAGGGATGTACCTCTCGCAATCCCTGAACTTCAGTTTTGTGCAGGTTTGATGATATGTTTCTTCACTTTATTCAATCTTACTCTTAATGTGTTGTTCTGGAACacattgttcattttttttttttacttgtcatgTTTTCTTTGGATTGTCATGCTTTGTTTGATGAACGTCTTTTTTCCTATGCAGGTGAAGCCTGCTAACCTTTCAGAACTTATTCCTCAGGCCAGTCCAGATGCACTTGATCTGATTATGGTATGTATCGTCTCTCTTCAGTATTTCATACTATTCAGTACAGTGAGGCTTATTGATGTGAAACATGTGTAGCACCTATGTGCGTGGGATCCACAGAAGAGGCCTACAGCAGAGCAGTCACTTCATCATCCCTTCTTCAATGTAATTTCCCATTGTTGTCTGATATGTTTAAATAAACACTTAAAGGAACATTCTGACAGTCTTATTTGAAAAGGTTGGCATGCTGCATACTTTCCCTTTCCTGGCATCAGATGGCCTTGAGGAAACACCAAATCAAGCTGGTAAgataaaaaaatgtcttcagatgaagaaacaaaagaacttCATTTTCTGAGGGTGTTTTGTTTGTAAAACTGTGTTCCTAATCTCAACAGAACCTGAGCCAAAGCTTGAGCTGAATCTGTGGGATTTCGGTACTGCATCAGATGATTGCTATCTTGGACTGACATTGGGGATAAAACCTAGTGTGTCTGATCTGGGTATTTTTCTCCTTTGCTctttttttccaatatttttatGCTAGATTGATTTTTATTAACTAGATTTTCAGAAGATTCATAAACTAAAAAAAGCCCATAAAAGCCTATTGGCGACTCTTGGAGTCACGACTGTGGCTATTGGCTATATGGGGATGTAAGAAGCAGGACGTAGTTGGTTTTGTTGGCACCTAGCGGCTATACCTATTTATGACCGAAGATGGGTGTACTATTGAGTCTTGTGTGTTCTTAAAAGAATTTCTTCTTTACAGGTGTCGTACCCAAAATCTCACATATTTGCGAGTATGACTTCATCGGCACACAGGGAATGTTGCTTGATTCTGAATTTCAAGGCTACTCTGGGACATCAAGTATTGAAAAATTTCCCAATTATTGCTTTTGTTAAAGCTTTCTGCAGCTGATCTgattttgcatttattttacattttttctttttttttttcctgtgtgCAGCAGCATTTTGGCCATTGTTAACTCTGGCCTGCAGTTCAAGTGCTGTACCAGTGAGTTCCTCGTTGCAGTCTTCTTATTTGAGAAACGGCAGGTAATAACATCTTGTATTCGAGTTATGTTCCCATTTTCAATTGTTCTCTCTGCTTATTGATTTCTGAAGTGGAGCGTTTCTCACCTTTATTTCCAGTCAAGCCATGAATCCACCTATTGGAGTCGGAGAATCTTCAGAATTTGCGATTGCTGCAATGCAGTCCAATTCTTTTGACAGGCATTCACTTGGGTTGGCGATCTCATTGCCCTTCCATCAGGGACGTGTTTGAGTAAATTTATGGACCACAGCCCTGTTACCACTAACTATAATCTCTAACACTAATACTTGTagatatccttttttttttttttttggggtttttccTGATGAAAGATGTTTGGGTTTGGAATTTGGTGAAGCAAATGTTAATAAATTGAGCTGAACATTGTACCAAATTCCTCCAAAGTCTTGCTGAGATTCTTGTGAATATAGATGCCACTTTGTGGTTTCTTCTATAGCAGAGCTCAATgcaattattgtttttttttttcatgggcatACCTTAACCCACAATTTGAAGAACTTTTTGTCCAAAGGCTGCAAATTTAGTTATTTTGAGTGCCGAAGTGGGTGCCATATGAAGGGGATGCAGGTTCAATGAATGATGCCAAATTAGAAACCTCCAAATGCCATGGTATAGCTGGTCGAACTAGCAGCAGCATGATGAAAGATTGATCGTTAGTTCAAATCCCAAGGGTTTTATTTCTCTAAACTGTAAACAATAAGGTTGTGATATTATAGTTGATGGATGTATTGCACCCAGATCTTGAAACAGCAGTAAACAACAATAAGGAGAATTTAAGCCCTTGAATTCTTTGCATAATGCAATCTTTGCCACGTAAAAGTCACCTACCTATATAATGTTCGTGTACGATCTTACAAGCTGGCATAGTTCATGCCGATATAAATCTTCATAAAATCACGTCTGCTGTGGAAAAGCATACTCCACGTGCGGACGTTGTTATAGGTTTTTCAACATGACTTCCAACCCATTTATTCTTGCTTAAATTCACCTTCCGGCAACTAAAAGACcattttcttccaaatttaAGAGTTCCGTAGCATCAAATTCTAATTTTCTTACTGTCACTAGTGGGCCTTGAGCTGAAATGGTTTGGCAAGCATTTAAAGGCCAATAAATAGCGATGGAGAAAGGAGCCAGTCTGTAGAACTGTCGACCATTAAGTCGACGATGGAGTCATCAATGGGATGCATTTGAACTTGCCACCcataaaaaatatgttcttgtaGTGTAACGCGCTCTGATTGAAGTGAACTAGTTTTTAAGGAATCAGCTGCCAATGTTTTAACCTAAtaagaaaattataaatttttttctttaatgtctAAAACAATCtataagaattttaaaaatcaagtttcaaaagtaacgacttttttttaattaattctATGGtgaacgatttttttttttgtagaaagaacaattatgatatatatttatatataggaagaaagagagagagagagagagagagagagagagagagagagagtgtgtgacaCAATGAAGGGTGACCAGCTTCCTCTTCATGTGTTACTGTTCCCATGTCTGGCTTTTGACCACGGTGCTTCCTCCTCCGTCCAACTCTCTAACTGGCTGTCTCACAACGGCATCAACATCACCTTCCTCTCTCCCACCTCCTTCATCTCCAACGTCCGTTCCCTCCTTCACCCCAACATCCGCCTTGTCAGCTACCACCTTCCTCCCGTCGCCGGAATTCCGGCCGGCGTTGAACCAACTGTTGGTGATCTGCCCTTGCTTGTGTCTCTCTTAGAGGCCGTAGAGTCCTGCAAACAACAGATTACAGATCAACTTTCCCAACTCTCCCCTCAAGTCGTTATCTTCGACTTCATCCACCACTGGCTCCCGCCGCTGGCTGATTCCCTTGGAATCAAGGCCGTCTTCTTCTACACCGGCAGCGCCGGGTCCGCCGCCTCGTGCCTCCGCACGATAAGGCGTCTCCGCGCCATCAAGCTTATGCTCGCTGTGGATCGATTGCTTCCGTCAAGTCTCCTTGCAGCATTTTCCGGCCTGAAGAGATGCGATGTTCGCGATATGCTGCATTTTTTCAAAAGCCACCGCGGCGTGGCGTTCTCGTTCTACCAGCGGTTGGCGGCCACCATAACGCTCAGCTCCGCCGTCGCCCTGAAGAGCGCCACAGAGATCGAGAGGAAGACGATCAAGTACCTCTCGTCCCGGTGCCCGAAGCGGCTGCTGCTCACCGGGACCCTCGTGTCAAAGGCTCCTCACGAAGGACTCGAGCCTCGGTGGGATTGGGAAGAATGGCTGAGCAAGTACCCAGCAGGATCGGTGGTCTTCTGCTCGGTAGGCAGTGAGGTCGGTCTACCGGACGAGCAGTTTACCGAGATAGTCGCCGGATTGGAGATGAGTGGCTTGCCATTCTTGCTGATCATGGACCTTCCGCCGACGTCCAAAGCGAAGGTTGTGGTGGAAGAGAGGTTGGGAGGAAAAGGGATGGTATGTAAAGGGTGGaagcagaagcagcagcagcagcacatctTGCGGCATTCTTCCGTCGGAGTTTACGTCGGTCATGGTGAACTGAGCTCGATGCTGGAGGCGGTGGCCGGCGGGTGTCAAGTGGTGGTGCTGCCGACGAAAGGAGATGTGGCTTCGGATGCGAAGGTAATGGTGGGGGAGCTTAAGGCTGGGGTGGCGGTCAAGGTGAGGAGATCGTGCGGGGGCGGGAGGTTGACGAGGGAGGCAGTGTGCAGAGCCGTGGGACTACTGATGTCGGAAGACTCCGATAGGACAAAGAGGGTGAGGGCCAACAACGCCAAGCTCAGGGAGCTGCTGCTCAATGATAGCTCCCAACAGCACCACATTCAAAAGTTCATGGCGAAGCTCAGAGGGTTGATGGTTTCTTAGAGCATTAGTGACTAAATGTCATTGTCTTCATAGAACCTTGTAACATAGTGTTTCCTGAATCTATGTTTAATTTTGAAGTAAAATCACTCAACAATAACAAACTATTATGGACACTAAACGACCCCTTAAAGGAGCCCTGGTGTTCCTGGACATGGCCCCTCAATGGCAGACTGGGCCCTTCTGGTGGGCAGGACAGTAGGCAAGGTAAAGACTTATCTATGGCAGCTGGCTTGACTACCATTAAATATGTCTTGTCTGTTAGTTCTGTGCATTTCATGTCGGTGGTGCCTATGTCAATCTAAATTATCAAGACCATATATTTTTGCTTGCAAAAGTTCACATTCAAGTGTCACAATGTCCCTTAGTCTTCTATTTGTCTCCACCTTGAAAGAGGTGGCCTCTTTGTTCCTAATCTTCACTTGAAGAGTACAGTGTTGGTGCTTAAGAGATTATGTGGCATTGGTGCTTAGGAGATTATATGTTCTCTGCTTGGTTGACAGTGTTTGCACTCATCTCCTTCGGCAAAAATATCCAACCCCTGCCCAACTGACTGCTCTTCGCAGCCTTTTTTCTCATCACAGTTTCATTAGTTCACTGCATAGAGCAAAGTGTTGCTACAGTTTTTAGACAGCCCCTGGCATACACTTATCTGTTTTGGCGCAATGAGCTTGCTTTGAACGTGCATATGGTATCTTCGCCACTACATGCCCAACAATAAAATACACTGGACGACCTAAAACTATCCCTAAAAGTATATGCTGCCATTTCTAAAAATAATTAGAAACAATGGAGCTACCATTCCTACACAATTCCTAAAAGTGGTGTTCCTAAATCCTTTTAAGAATGGTCATGACTTACTAACAAAATTTATTAGGAATGATCGTA
Proteins encoded in this region:
- the LOC116251178 gene encoding cyclin-dependent kinase F-3 isoform X1; the protein is MERYKVIEELGDGTCGSVFKALNLETNEIVAIKKMKRKFYVWEECINLREVKSLRKLNHPNIVKLKEVVRENHELFFIFEYMECNLYQVMQGRQIPFSEAEIRNLMSQVLQGLAYMHKNGYFHRDLKPENLLVTDDVIKIADFGLAREVTSVPPYTDYVSTRWYRAPEVLLQSLTYTPAIDMWAIGAILAELFTLNPLFPGESETDQIYKICNVLGTPDYATWPEGMYLSQSLNFSFVQVKPANLSELIPQASPDALDLIMHLCAWDPQKRPTAEQSLHHPFFNVGMLHTFPFLASDGLEETPNQAEPEPKLELNLWDFGTASDDCYLGLTLGIKPSVSDLGVVPKISHICEYDFIGTQGMLLDSEFQGYSGTSTAFWPLLTLACSSSAVPVSSSLQSSYLRNGSQAMNPPIGVGESSEFAIAAMQSNSFDRHSLGLAISLPFHQGRV
- the LOC116251178 gene encoding cyclin-dependent kinase F-3 isoform X2; protein product: MERYKVIEELGDGTCGSVFKALNLETNEIVAIKKMKRKFYVWEECINLREVKSLRKLNHPNIVKLKEVVRENHELFFIFEYMECNLYQVMQGRQIPFSEAEIRNLMSQVLQGLAYMHKNGYFHRDLKPENLLVTDDVIKIADFGLAREVTSVPPYTDYVSTRWYRAPEVLLQSLTYTPAIDMWAIGAILAELFTLNPLFPGESETDQIYKICNVLGTPDYATWPEGMYLSQSLNFSFVQVKPANLSELIPQASPDALDLIMHLCAWDPQKRPTAEQSLHHPFFNVGMLHTFPFLASDGLEETPNQAEPEPKLELNLWDFGTASDDCYLGLTLGIKPSVSDLGVVPKISHICEYDFIGTQGMLLDSEFQGYSGTSTFWPLLTLACSSSAVPVSSSLQSSYLRNGSQAMNPPIGVGESSEFAIAAMQSNSFDRHSLGLAISLPFHQGRV
- the LOC116251085 gene encoding anthocyanidin-3-O-glucoside rhamnosyltransferase-like; this translates as MKGDQLPLHVLLFPCLAFDHGASSSVQLSNWLSHNGINITFLSPTSFISNVRSLLHPNIRLVSYHLPPVAGIPAGVEPTVGDLPLLVSLLEAVESCKQQITDQLSQLSPQVVIFDFIHHWLPPLADSLGIKAVFFYTGSAGSAASCLRTIRRLRAIKLMLAVDRLLPSSLLAAFSGLKRCDVRDMLHFFKSHRGVAFSFYQRLAATITLSSAVALKSATEIERKTIKYLSSRCPKRLLLTGTLVSKAPHEGLEPRWDWEEWLSKYPAGSVVFCSVGSEVGLPDEQFTEIVAGLEMSGLPFLLIMDLPPTSKAKVVVEERLGGKGMVCKGWKQKQQQQHILRHSSVGVYVGHGELSSMLEAVAGGCQVVVLPTKGDVASDAKVMVGELKAGVAVKVRRSCGGGRLTREAVCRAVGLLMSEDSDRTKRVRANNAKLRELLLNDSSQQHHIQKFMAKLRGLMVS